Proteins encoded together in one Falco peregrinus isolate bFalPer1 chromosome 2, bFalPer1.pri, whole genome shotgun sequence window:
- the COMMD8 gene encoding COMM domain-containing protein 8 isoform X2 — MRAAAEWEGGTCARVQPGWSRGRRGGGGKGREMLSLLEKLPPGRALEFLHKIVDGICGRAYPRYQDYGTIWSLSEWMEILEETMTYFKTAVGKNISDEEAAQQINELNSNYQEAITKCLKGRKEEIRNALVEKVNAISSAQLQDFDWQLKLALSSDKLSMLQMPLLNLDLDVRENGEIKPVSIEMNKEELQNLINALEAANKVVLQLK, encoded by the exons ATGCGCGCTGCCGCCGAATGGGAGGGGGGAACGTGTGCTCGCGTGCAGCCCGGCTGGTCACGTggccggcgcggggggggcgggaagggccGGGAAATGCTGTCGCTGCTGGAGAAGCTGCCGCCGGGACGGGCCCTCGAG TTCCTTCATAAAATAGTTGATGGTATATGTGGCCGTGCGTATCCTCGATATCAAGATTATGGCACTATTTGGAGCTTGTCGGAGTGGATGGAGATTTTGGAAGAAACAATGACATATTTCAAAACTGCAGTTGGCAAAAACATATCTGATGAAGAG gCTGCTCAGCAGATAAATGAGTTAAATTCGAACTATCAAGAAGCAATCACGAAATGTctaaaaggcagaaaggaagaaatcagGAATGCACTAGTGGAAAAAGTAAACGCAATCTCCTCTGCCCAGCTTCAGGATTTTGACTGGCAGTTAAAG CTTGCTCTCTCCAGTGACAAGCTTTCCATGCTGCAAATGCCACTTCTTAATCTTGATCTGGATGTGAGAGAAAATGGTGAAATTAAACCAGTTTCTATAGAGATGAATAAGGAGGAGTTGCAGAACCTAATAAATGCACTGGAAGCCGCTAATAAG
- the COMMD8 gene encoding COMM domain-containing protein 8 isoform X1, producing MRAAAEWEGGTCARVQPGWSRGRRGGGGKGREMLSLLEKLPPGRALEFLHKIVDGICGRAYPRYQDYGTIWSLSEWMEILEETMTYFKTAVGKNISDEEAAQQINELNSNYQEAITKCLKGRKEEIRNALVEKVNAISSAQLQDFDWQLKLALSSDKLSMLQMPLLNLDLDVRENGEIKPVSIEMNKEELQNLINALEAANKVAFTDIILCS from the exons ATGCGCGCTGCCGCCGAATGGGAGGGGGGAACGTGTGCTCGCGTGCAGCCCGGCTGGTCACGTggccggcgcggggggggcgggaagggccGGGAAATGCTGTCGCTGCTGGAGAAGCTGCCGCCGGGACGGGCCCTCGAG TTCCTTCATAAAATAGTTGATGGTATATGTGGCCGTGCGTATCCTCGATATCAAGATTATGGCACTATTTGGAGCTTGTCGGAGTGGATGGAGATTTTGGAAGAAACAATGACATATTTCAAAACTGCAGTTGGCAAAAACATATCTGATGAAGAG gCTGCTCAGCAGATAAATGAGTTAAATTCGAACTATCAAGAAGCAATCACGAAATGTctaaaaggcagaaaggaagaaatcagGAATGCACTAGTGGAAAAAGTAAACGCAATCTCCTCTGCCCAGCTTCAGGATTTTGACTGGCAGTTAAAG CTTGCTCTCTCCAGTGACAAGCTTTCCATGCTGCAAATGCCACTTCTTAATCTTGATCTGGATGTGAGAGAAAATGGTGAAATTAAACCAGTTTCTATAGAGATGAATAAGGAGGAGTTGCAGAACCTAATAAATGCACTGGAAGCCGCTAATAAGGTAGCTTTTACTGATATCATCCTTTGTTCCTGA